The proteins below come from a single Malus domestica chromosome 03, GDT2T_hap1 genomic window:
- the LOC103409511 gene encoding uncharacterized protein: MHVGPVGSVHNKAREAATNLMNQATHIETAVSKHSDQARKAYRTCLNASIKCTKFLLLKGLAFRGHDESATSSNRGNYLELLQFLADNDDKVREVVMENAPGNLKLLAPCIQKEIVNSCALETLDVIMDGLKDRFFSILVDEARDVSVKEQMAMVLRYVDDNGHVIERFVGIQHVTDTTSSSLKDAIDTFFSCNSLSISKLRGQGYDGASNMRGELNGLKTKILREQPCAYYVHCFAHQLQLALVAVAKKNIDIASFFATANSVVNHVGASCKRRDLLRQQLQEELVIAFENDCLITGQGLNQETSLKRAGDTRWNSHYGTLISIISMFSSVVHVLQMVIDDNPNESAGEANKLMRDIWRSRRNAPIKTNRHHYRVELFIYVIDEQITELEDRFNEVNTELLICLACVSPKDSFVAFDKPKLLCLAQFYPQDFSDEDHFALEDQLEIYVHYVRSSSDFSQLEGIVLPVATASVERAFFVMNIVKGPLRNKMGDQWLSDSLLVYIERDIFACIENEAIMLRFQNMKPRHGQL, translated from the exons ATGCATGTTGGACCGGTTGGGAGTGTTCATAATAAGGCTAGAGAAGCTgctacaaatttgatgaatcaaGCTACACATATTGAAACGGCAGTGAGCAAACACTCCGACCAAGCTCGTAAGGCTTATCGCACATGCTTGAATGCATCAATCAAGTGCACTAAGTTTTTATTACTAAAAGGTCTTGCTTTTCGTGGCCATGATGAAAGTGCCACTTCAAGCAATAGGGGAAATTACTTGGAGCTATTACAATTCCTTGCAGATAATGATGATAAAGTTAGAGAAGTTGTGATGGAAAATGCTCCGGGGAATCTCAAATTACTAGCTCCTTGCATTcaaaaagaaattgtgaattcatGTGCCCTTGAAACACTTGATGTTATCATGGATGGTCTAAAAGATAGATTCTTTTCAATATTGGTGGATGAAGCACGTGATGTGTCGGTGAAAGAGCAAATGGCTATGGTGTTGCGTTATGTAGATGACAACGGGCATGTAATTGAAAGATTTGTGGGTATCCAACATGTTACCGACACTACTTCAAGTTCACTAAAGGATGCTATTGACACATTCTTTTCTTGCAACAGTTTGAGCATTTCCAAGCTACGGGGACAAGGTTATGATGGTGCTAGCAATATGAGAGGTGAGTTGAAtggccttaaaacaaagatattgagagaacaaccttgtgcatattatgttcattgctttgctCATCAACTTCAACTAGCTCTTGTTGCCGTAGCAAAGAAGAATATAGACATTGCCTCTTTTTTTGCAACGGCTAATAGTGTGGTTAATCATGTTGGAGCATCTTGTAAGCGGCGTGATTTACTTAGACAACAACTTCAAGAAGAGCTTGTGATAGCTTTTGAAAATGATTGTCTTATAACGGGGCAAGgcttaaatcaagaaacaagtcTCAAACGTGCCGGTGACACACGATGGAACTCACACTATGGTACCTTGATTAGCATCATTTCCATGTTTTCGTCTGTGGTTCATGTGCTTCAAATGGTTATTGATGATAATCCCAATGAAAGTGCGGGTGAagcaaataagttaatgagagACATAT GGAGGTCAAGGCGTAATGCTCCAATAAAGACAAATCGTCATCATTATCGTGTGGAGCTCTTTATTTATGTCATTGATGAGCAAATTACGGAGTTAGAGGATCGCTTTAATGAGGTAAATACCGAGTTGCTTATTTGTTTGGCATGTGTGAGTCCGAAAGATTCATTTGTAGCTTTTGATAAACCAAAGTTACTTTGTCTTGCTCAATTTTATCCTCAAGACTTTTCGGATGAGGATCATTTTgcacttgaagatcaacttgagATTTATGTTCATTATGTGCGTTCCAGTAGTGatttctctcaattggaagggattg TTTTACCAGTTGCAACTGCTTCAGTGGAGAGAGCATTTTTTGTCATGAATATTGTTAAGGGTCCACTTaggaacaaaatgggagatcaatggttgagtgatagcttgcttgtttatattgagagagatatttttgcttgtattgaaaatgaagctataatgcttcgttttcaaaatatgaaacctcGTCATGGACAATTATAG
- the LOC114823966 gene encoding hydroxyproline O-arabinosyltransferase NOD3-like: protein MIGRKSMGRASPVLLVLLALGFFFATYNLLTIIIHNKASYSGILGEYRLEDPVIQRPSKAENPKFHVVVTATDAPYSQWQCRIMYYWYNKVKDMPGSDMGKFTRVLHSGNADNLTEEIPTVVVDPLPEGLDRGYIVLNRPWAFVQWLEKATIEEEYILMAEPDHIFVNPLPNLARGNNPAGYPFFYIKPTENEKIIRKFYPVEKGPVTDVDPIGNSPVIIKKSLLEEIAPTWVNVSLKMKDDLETDKAFGWVLEMYAYAVASALHGVRHILREDFMLQPPWDLKVGKRFIIHYTYGCDYNLKGDLTYGKIGEWRFDKRAYLSGPPPRNLSLPPPGVPESVVRLVKMVNEATANIPGWYS, encoded by the exons ATGATTGGGAGAAAAAGCATGGGACGTGCATCGCCAGTACTTTTGGTGCTTTTAGCACTTGGTTTTTTCTTTGCAACTTATAATTTGTTAACCATTATAATACACAACAAGGCCTCCTACTCGGGCATTTTGGGGGAATACCGGTTGGAAGATCCTGTGATTCAGCGGCCCTCGAAGGCGGAGAATCCAAAATTTCATGTTGTTGTTACAGCCACTGATGCTCCGTATAGCCAGTGGCAGTGTCGGATCATGTATTACTGGTACAACAAGGTAAAAGATATGCCTGGATCAGATATGGGAAAGTTCACTCGAGTTTTGCATTCTGGAAATGCTGACAATTTGACGGAGGAGATTCCAACAGTTGTGGTTGATCCTCTTCCGGAGGGCTTGGATCGG GGCTATATTGTCCTAAACAGACCATGGGCTTTTGTGCAATGGCTGGAGAAAGCAACAATCGAGGAAGA ATACATTCTAATGGCTGAACCTGACCACATATTTGTAAATCCTTTGCCAAACTTAGCACGTGGAAACAATCCAGCAGGGTATCCATTTTTCTACATTAAACCAACCGAAAATGAGAAAATAATTAGAAAGTTTTATCCTGTGGAAAAAGGCCCTGTGACTGATGTTGATCCAATTGGCAATTCTCCTGTAATCATAAAGAAG TCCCTGCTGGAGGAAATCGCTCCCACATGGGTGAATGTGTCTTTGAAAATGAAAGATGACCTAGAGACTGATAAGGCTTTTGGATGGGTGCTTGAGAT GTATGCATATGCTGTGGCATCTGCATTGCATGGTGTGCGGCATATTCTTCGTGAAGACTTTATGTTGCAG CCTCCATGGGATTTGAAAGTTGGGAAGAGGTTCATCATCCATTATACTTACGGTTGCGACTATAATTTAAAA GGAGACCTGACTTATGGTAAGATTGGAGAATGGCGTTTTGACAAGAGAGCATATCTCAGTGGTCCTCCACCAAGAAACCTCTCTTTGCCCCCTCCAGGAGTTCCTGAAAGTGTG GTAAGGCTCGTGAAAATGGTTAACGAGGCTACTGCAAACATTCCTGGTTGGTACAGCTAA
- the LOC103418026 gene encoding non-specific phospholipase C2, whose protein sequence is MAAAASTTTISILLLLLIGLNSPVHANPIKTIVVMVMENRSFDHMLGWMKKINPEINGVDGSEANPLSTTDPNSKRFFFNNESHYVDPDPGHSFQAIREQIFGSDNTSADPPPMNGFAQQAYSMDNTTALSQDVMNGFNPDMVAVYKTLVSEFAVFDRWFASVPSSTQPNRLYVHSGTSAGATSNIPALLAKGYPQRTIFENLDDAGISFGIYYQNIPSTLFYRNLRKLKYIGKFHSYDTFKSHAKEGKLPGYTVIEQRYFDVKSAPANDDHPSHDVYHGQMFVKEVYETLRASPQWNNTLMIITYDEHGGFYDHVPTPVRGVPSPDGIVGPEPFLFQFNRLGVRVPTIMVSPWIEKGTVIHGPNGSPSPTSEFEHSSIPATVKKIFNLTAPFLTKRDEWAGTFESIVQTRTEPRTDCPEQLPTPVAIRKGEPNEDAKLTEFQQEMMQLAAVLKGDNIFTSYPEKTGKEMTVKDGKKYADDAVKRFFEAGLYAKRMGVNEEQIVQMRPSLTSRSSKTSPEHP, encoded by the exons ATGGCCGCCGCCGCTTCCACAACCACCATTTCAATCCTCCTTCTGCTGCTCATAGGACTCAACAGTCCAGTCCATGCCAATCCCATCAAAACCATAGTTGTTATGGTGATGGAGAACAGGTCATTCGACCACATGCTGGGGTGGATGAAGAAAATCAACCCTGAAATCAACGGCGTGGATGGCTCCGAGGCCAACCCTCTCTCCACCACCGACCCCAACTCCAAGCGCTTCTTCTTCAACAACGAGTCTCACTATGTGGACCCTGATCCTGGCCACTCCTTCCAAGCCATCCGAGAGCAGATATTCGGGTCGGATAACACGTCGGCCGACCCTCCACCCATGAATGGCTTTGCTCAGCAGGCTTACTCCATGGACAACACCACCGCCCTGTCTCAGGATGTTATGAATGGATTCAACCCTGACATGGTTGCTGTCTACAAAACTCTTGTTTCTGAATTTGCTGTCTTTGACAG GTGGTTCGCCTCAGTGCCATCCTCAACCCAGCCAAATCGGCTCTACGTGCATTCAGGGACATCAGCTGGTGCAACAAGCAACATCCCAGCCCTTCTCGCCAAAGGGTACCCTCAAAGAACCATCTTCGAGAACCTCGACGACGCCGGAATATCCTTTGGAATATACTACCAAAACATCCCATCGACATTGTTCTATAGGAACCTGAGGAAGCTCAAGTACATAGGTAAGTTCCATTCGTACGACACCTTCAAGAGCCATGCAAAGGAAGGGAAACTGCCCGGGTACACCGTCATAGAACAGAGGTACTTCGATGTCAAGAGTGCACCAGCAAATGATGATCATCCCTCCCATGACGTGTACCACGGGCAGATGTTTGTGAAGGAGGTGTATGAGACACTGAGAGCAAGCCCTCAGTGGAACAACACGCTGATGATCATCACGTATGATGAACATGGCGGTTTCTATGACCACGTCCCTACGCCGGTTCGTGGGGTCCCCAGCCCAGACGGGATCGTGGGGCCGGAGCCTTTCTTGTTTCAGTTCAACCGTTTGGGAGTTAGGGTTCCAACGATCATGGTCTCACCATGGATAGAGAAGGGTACAG TCATCCATGGGCCTAATGGATCACCATCTCCAACTTCGGAATTTGAACATTCATCTATTCCAGCAACAGTTAAGAAGATCTTCAACCTAACCGCACCCTTCCTCACGAAGAGGGATGAATGGGCCGGCACCTTCGAAAGCATTGTCCAAACGCGGACAGAACCCAGAACTGACTGCCCAG AGCAACTACCGACGCCAGTTGCCATCAGAAAGGGTGAGCCTAATGAAGATGCCAAGCTTACTGAATTTCAACAGGAGATGATGCAACTCGCAGCAGTTCTGAAAGGAGACAACATATTTACAAGTTACCCAGAAAAGACGGGGAAGGAGATGACTGTCAAGGATGGGAAGAAATACGCCGATGATGCAGTTAAACGATTCTTTGAAGCGGGGCTTTATGCTAAAAGAATGGGAGTTAACGAGGAACAGATTGTCCAGATGAGGCCCTCCCTTACTTCGAGATCATCCAAAACTTCACCAGAACACCCATAG